In Salifodinibacter halophilus, the genomic stretch GTCGCGCCGAGCTGGCACGCGAGGAGTTCGACGCCCGCGAGCGCCCAGTTCCCCTGCACGGACCACGACTCGTTGCCGTAGTACTCGTCGACTGCGCTCTGAATGCCGGACGGGTTCGGCCGGTT encodes the following:
- a CDS encoding cell surface protein; the protein is TMVSSEENYAHPRVSYKATVGDIVEAGTGKGFVGGCQFWNRPNPSGIQSAVDEYYGNESWSVQGNWALAGVELLACQLGAT